The DNA region CTGGTTAGAATACCCCTTGTACTCTTTTcttaataaagttttatttataaaaatatgcatCCACGTATAGgagaaatatttgtttttttatatcattgaaattataaataataattctttgTAACTTCTGCAGCCTATAACTATAAGAATCCTTCGGATGTTGTGGGTCTACGgcatttaaaattaactaaagcagaaattaaagtaATCCCTACTCAAGACTAATTGTAGATAATTTGCCAAAAGAAGAAGGGAAAGTTCTCTTTCCAGTTAAGGTTCGATGAAAAGAAAACAGAGTATATACGATAGTTGTTGATGTGATAAAAAGAGgtagaaataaaatatcataaaaaatgtgGTATGAATTTGTTGTATAAACTTTTAGACTATTAATATGAATACTCTAACATAAACAAATTCGTTTACACACTGAAAGAGTTTACTACGAAAAAATGGGTTCTTTTTCTTTAGgtttttttgttcattattaAACTATATAACGTGGGAGGTAGTATACAACTATATACAAATACAACTAAACTATAAAGTAGGAGTTGAGATGTATGGGCTTTCGTACGGGGCTCATATTCCATGGTAATAGATGATGTCATATTAACTCATATATTATAATCAGCTGCATGTTAAGCCTTGGAATATTTTTCCTCTATTTCCACTTTATAAAAAAGCTCAAATGAATCTCGTCAAATTGTTCTCCGTTAGCAGGCAGGCACATGTAGCACGAGTGCCAAGATAAAATGAGAAGCATGCAATTCATGCTAGGAGTGCCAAGATGTGCATGCCCTAGCGTATGCCCTAGTGTTAGAAatgaaaaagtttttattattatcacgATGCAGTAGGGGCGAATTAGCACGATGGCATCAATTAAACATGATCTTAGGCGGCTTAATTACGTGGTCTAAAAGGATAAAAAAGCCTATgttattttatgtaaataataattcCAAACAATTGAAGGTGATGTGATGCTTCTagctcacttttttttttcagtgcaCTGGAGATTTTATATAAGACCTTGATTTGATTCTTAATCACACAAAGGGCAATTAAAAAAGGTCAATGACCCACCTTCAACTTCACTTAGTATCAATGGTTAATTTTGTCTTTTTGGTAATGCGAGGGCTCATTTATCAAATTATAGTAGGGTGCCCACTTgcctattttattaaattttaaaatagaagctTATAGACTGATTAATTTAATTGGAGGTTCCATTAAGAAGCCAACTAAAGTCAAATCATAGATGCGTCCTTGTGTGTCCAAGATAAGAAACGTCTTTGGGACGAGGGAATTGACTTTGGTGCCTTAAAAGTAGCGtatatactttttatatataatcacAAGAGAGGACAAAGGAAGAGATTCTCCAAAAGCTCAACCTTGGCCTCAAATATTGATCATGGGTAGAAGTCGAGAAAAACCTTCAAAGATGGAAATTGATCTCTCTTTGAAGATAGATACAGATGATGAGCATAATGAAGAAGTAGATGAGAGAGTGAAAGAGGATAACGAGGAAGAAATGGCACAGACTCCAGATAATAACAAGGAATTAGAAGTCCATGAAGCCACAGCTGGTGAAATAGAAGACGATGCATCAGTGGTAGAAACATCTTTGCAAGATAACACAAAAGCAAAAGaggtaattatatatttttcattatcaatATGAGCAGATCCAAAAGCATATATAACTACTTTCTTACCTCCTTCTACCTCCTTAATTTGAGTAAATCAACAGCTAAAATTGCATTATTTGACCAACTCTTTTCTCTATATATTCTCATGTTAATTTCTATCAGTGTTTGTTTATGTGTATATGCATGAGTAACTCTTGACACACTATAATTCACTTGATAAcgtttaattaattacttgtaTATGATATGTTATACTTGTTTAGAAGTACTTCAAGGGTATAATTTTCCTGCAGTTAAGTGTCTTACAAATGGAGATGGAGAGCATGAAAGAGGAAAACAAAGTTCTGAGGAAagtggtggaacaaacaatgaAAGACTATTATAATCTGCAAATGAAATTCTCTGCCATCCAggaaaacaataaaagaaaggtAAATCCAATTGTTTCCTTAATATTGATCTTCATTGACtttcatctatatttttatatataataatacacAGATCCCATTTTTATAGGATCATGAAATTTCTCTCTCACTTCAAGACATTGCGACCACCAGCGGTGAAGGACCATCGAGAATTAATGAGATCTTTAACAAACAAATTCGTCAAAGTGCTCCATCTCCTCCACACACTACTGATCATGATGATAGTTTAAGCGAGAGTGAATTGGGTTTATCACTAAGGTTGCAACCAAGCACAAGTCATCATAAAGAAAGTAATGTGGGAAATAACAATAAGGAAGACAAAAATGATCAACAATTGGCAAGTTTTGCATCAGTGCAGAACAAACTACAGCGGACACATGAGTTGCCTGGTATTACTACCCATGCTGCTTTCCCTCCTAACAGAAAGGCTAGGGTTTCGGTTAGAGCAAGATGTGAAGCTGCCACAGTGAGTTCAAaatctatatatttataattaatattaatatatatcctTTAAGTTAGCAATATTATATGATTAATTAGATTAACATTAAGTGCTAATTAATCAACTTAATTGGGATAGATGAATGATGGGTGCCAATGGAGAAAATATGGGCAGAAAATTGCAAAAGGAAATCCATGTCCACGAGCCTATTATCGTTGCACTGTAGCCCCAGGCTGCCCTGTTAGGAAACAGGTATTATATTTCcacttctctttttttccttttctagaGTTTAAGAGGTTCTGAAATTTTTACACTATACCCGGTTGTTTTGATGTTAGAAAATTAGCACTCACACTTTTCAATAAAAACACACAttctaatgtattttttatttattaaaatttaatttatccaTATGTCCTAATTATGTTTAACTATTCAAAATTATGTTTATCCatatgatatattatgcggGTTTATTTTGAGCATTGCtatagaatataaaaaagttataaattcatGGCAAATGTTTGTGCATGTATTTCACTTGGCTAAATAATAATTcatagaacaaaataaaaataaggaacTAGATAGAAATCTAGCCATATCCTTTATATTGtttttgtggaaaaaaaaatactatttaataaaaaaattattgaaaaattaattattaattttttattagtgaaaGATTCAAAATCACCACATCTTCCTTCCTCTCTCCTCCCTTGAGCGTTATAACTCGACTTTATAACTCCTATCTAATAATCTCCTTACTTTTTACTAGTTcttatatttatgatatttatatgTATAGGTGCAAAGATGTATAGATGACATGTCCATACTAATCACAACCTATGAAGGGACACATAACCATCCACTCCCTGTGGGTGCAACTGCTATGGCTTCCACAGCTTCTGCAGCAGCTTCCTTCATGTTGCTAGACTCAAGCAACCCCATTTCAGATGGCACCTCAAGCTTCACTCAAGCACCATTTCCTTACAACACCTTCAACCCTCTAAACCCAGCTTCAAATTTCAGGAGCATAAGCCCTAGTGATCCATCCAAAGGGATTGTTCTTGATCTCACTAGCAACCTCACTGAACCACCCATACGTTTTTCCACGGGTAGCTCCTCTAATATTAATACTACTACAGATCCTCGTTTTTCCTGGATGCAAAACAAATAccaaggtggtggtggtgcaagtgcaatgaacaacaataatttTCACAAGCCTAGGGCATTGGATATTCATGATAGAATTTGgaaaggagaagaaaacaataataataataagccaATAGATCATGACAATGTATCCGCAATTGCCTCAGATCCTAAATTTAGAGTTGCTGTTGCTGCGGCCATAACATCTCTCATGAATAAAGAGAGCCACACTACTCATCCTATAGGAACTTCCTTTGGCCCTAGGAGTAGCCAAAATGGTAGCTAGCTATATATCTCTAGCTAGTAACAGCAATTGGGTCGTAGAAATCTATCTCGGTTAGCTCCACTTGATTTTTCACCTTGATGATAAAAGGAATaagtttgaagagaaaaaaaaagtgaatgttATACGACAAAGTTTACCACAGTATTCAATATTAGACTTATCAGGTATTACATTTTATATGTATCttcataatataaataatcttaggggggggggggggtctttCTGTTttccttgtaattttttttttttttgttattgttgttgattGCTGTGGAGTAATTAAGGTTTGCGTGATTAATTAGTTGGATATGGTCATATGGCATACACGTGAAGGACTTTTAACTAATGCAGTTAGCCAAGGCTCAATTATTAAAGTACTGCAAATTAAAGCCTTTCTTAATTAACTGTgttttaagtcttttaatttattgtacTCATGTGGAATCAAGTTGATAGTTAAAGAAATATTTGGTtctagtaaattattttttgttttcctttctgTTGGATGGATGGGGACTAGCTAATAGCAATATCTTCAgcgaaaaataatgaaattggtTATGTGCTTAATTTAATGAATTGATGAGCATAATTGCTACGTGAAGGTCAAGTGCGCATGTGTTAATTAATGTGCATGTGTACATGTTGATAcagtatatataacaatatcTGTCACTAACTAGTTCTAGATATTTAGAATACGAGAAGGAGGAATTGGGGGTACCTTACTTTGAGTTGAGTTGAGAGATATAAGGAGGAATTGGGGGGTACCTTACCTTTAAGAAGGAGGAATTGGGGGGAAGAATAGGGtgtgtatgatttttatttcaagaattatttttagctgaagaaaataaagaaaatagataCTGATATATACTATAAGTTTATGCCTCGTCACACATAGAGAATTATTTCAGATGACTTATATCCTTGAATTAAGATCACAGATGATGATAAAACATCTCAGTTTTGTAAGCACTTGTTttacaaacaattttaaaacttaatggaTTTTGAATAAGAAATTAATAGTTTAGTAACatagaattatattttgaaaaaaaaattataaaactaaaaagtgAGAAACAAATTAATCAAACAAACCGTAGTTAAATAATGAGTAAATACTTTGTGTGGAACATACATACACTGCTACTATATATGTTTATGAACTATATATCCTTTTATAtttagaagataaaaattaatatatttagaaaATGCATGTCACAATATttgcatataatataatttataagacaCATAAGAAAATGCTGTCTTATTCATTCAGATGCTTCGGGAATCTTTTTTATATAGAGAATAAAGTTTGCCctttttaataaatgtaataaatggttttttttaaataaaaaaaaaaaactgaagcaCTGCATTTATTTTAGTCCATTAGAGAAAATagctttttttctaattataatttttattgcagAAGGGGCAGGtgagagaatatttttttaaaaaaagaaatttatcaTCAAGTTATACTTAAATAATCCTAAAACAAATAACTTAAAGTGAGAGAGTATTAATTTTTCTGTCTAATAATTATGATGTTGATAGCTAATTAATGCACatatcttaaaaaaacaaacatgtgTTGATTGTAATTaaacccatatatatatatatatatatatatatatatatatataaacctaaATCTGGTGCCGCATGTCAAATCTAGGAGAAAttgttcatttaaaaataatctgcAACTACAATTCATTATCCAAGAGCTTATTTGATATTCCAAAAAAATTGGTCTAACCGATCGACTTAATTTTATCATGTTTTCATTCAACTTGGTTTGTCTAATGAATAGGCaagttattaattgtttttttaaatctaaaaaaagtttaaaaatttatctcacgtgttattttttaaaaaaaaaaaaactcaaaagtcCAGGTAATATGTCACATGAAACATATTAGTTCAACTATCGACTTCAAATGTCATTAACTAGATTAACATGTCTCATGTAACATACCATATAGTCTTAAGTAATGTTATagtaaaattttacattaacacAAAAAATGATACATCATTTGTTCATGTTGATATGATCAAAAGAGTCACATGTGactaatatgttttaaaatgatttttttgtcaGAAGTTTTTAGAAGAGAACTAGTTTATTCAATCAACCtaaattttaagagaaaagAAGTGACTACaaacataaataacataattaattgaaaaaatataaaaataaaaaatgaaaattttatcttCATCCGATCATATTGACCCAATGAACTCTAGAATTCAAATCAAACTAATTAAGTTTATTTGAATTGATTCAGTTAATTAGTTCTttccatttaaaatttgaactagatgaattataattgattagttttttgaatttttccttttaaactCAAATTAACTTAAATACCTAATCATTCTCTTTTTGTTACCAAAAACTTAATGACCTAATTACTGTTTTAACTTTtagattaataaattttaggctCTAGCTAGGACCTAATAAtcaattgttagtttttgtcaaaatattaacaaaacaatTAATTGAGCCCGCAATCTCTTTATCCTTCTCCCATCAATGTtaactttataaatttttttcaaaccaccatgttaattttataactCTTTGAAATTATTGGACctcattatatatattcatgttAAATTACCTCACTGTATTTAATTTCAACCTCTGACATGAGTTACTTCCATTTAACCTTCACCCTCACTgttcctcttttcttttatttttatttttaaaaaatatagaaagccATTCATGCCTTGTTTTCTCCTAGTATTAAAAATGGATCAAGAAAGATGAATACGAAAAAGGTAAAAgtaaaatgttttgttttattcaCACAACGAATATTTATATAAGTGGGTGAAagattatagaaaaaatatttcttacaaTATATTCTCTAAAAATCATGTTCTTATAGCAAATTCACAAATCTAACATACAGTATATAtctatctataaataaaataataacattcattacttttaaataatttttactttcttGAAGCATATTAGGGGTAAACTTTTATTATCGTGAAAAAATAAgaacactaaataaaaaattattaaattatatttaaatgataaagatgAAAAGATAAATGCacacaactttttaaaataatcatatgatcaatgattattaactaattttttatttattttgactaTTCATGTTTATGACCTTAATTTATAACTCTCacattcttaaaataaaaaaaatatttttattagatatgTCCTATTTTGTCTAAATTTAAGATTCTGTGTATAATACTGAATTCGTAGCTCGATTCTTCATGTGTTAAAAGGATTCAAAATGTAGAAGTTCCAAGAAAATgtattaatcaaaataaaaacacgAGTCTAATCC from Glycine soja cultivar W05 chromosome 8, ASM419377v2, whole genome shotgun sequence includes:
- the LOC114423940 gene encoding probable WRKY transcription factor 9, with the protein product MGRSREKPSKMEIDLSLKIDTDDEHNEEVDERVKEDNEEEMAQTPDNNKELEVHEATAGEIEDDASVVETSLQDNTKAKELSVLQMEMESMKEENKVLRKVVEQTMKDYYNLQMKFSAIQENNKRKDHEISLSLQDIATTSGEGPSRINEIFNKQIRQSAPSPPHTTDHDDSLSESELGLSLRLQPSTSHHKESNVGNNNKEDKNDQQLASFASVQNKLQRTHELPGITTHAAFPPNRKARVSVRARCEAATMNDGCQWRKYGQKIAKGNPCPRAYYRCTVAPGCPVRKQVQRCIDDMSILITTYEGTHNHPLPVGATAMASTASAAASFMLLDSSNPISDGTSSFTQAPFPYNTFNPLNPASNFRSISPSDPSKGIVLDLTSNLTEPPIRFSTGSSSNINTTTDPRFSWMQNKYQGGGGASAMNNNNFHKPRALDIHDRIWKGEENNNNNKPIDHDNVSAIASDPKFRVAVAAAITSLMNKESHTTHPIGTSFGPRSSQNGS